Genomic DNA from Candidatus Zixiibacteriota bacterium:
TCAGAAACGGTCGAGAAATTAATCACCAACCTGGCGCGTCTCCCCGGTATCGGGCGCAAGACGGCCGGACGACTGGCCTTTCATCTTCTAAAAGTCCCCAGAGAGGAAGCGCTCGAATTGGCCGAGGCGATCCGTGAGGTCAAAGAAAGAGTCGGCTTCTGCTCGATCTGCAATAATATTTCCGAATCCGATCCCTGTTATATTTGCCGCGACCCCGAACGCAAGGCCGAGATAATCTGTGTTGTGGAAGAGGCGGTTGATCTGGCCGCGCTGGATAAGGCTGAGGGGTATCAGGGGCTGTACCATGTTCTGGGGGGAAGGATATCGCCGCTCGATGGGATCGGCCCCGATGATTTGAAAATAAAGGAGCTTCTCGTCCGTATCGGCGAACAGACCAGAGAAATCATTATCGCCACCAATCCCAATGTCGAGGGTGAAGCGACCGCAGTCTATCTGGCCAAACTTCTCAAACCGCTTGGTTTGAAAATAACCAGAATAGCCCGCGGCCTGCCGGTGGGAAGCGACCTTGAGTATGCCGATGGAATGACACTCTCGCGAGCGCTT
This window encodes:
- the recR gene encoding recombination mediator RecR: MFKSSETVEKLITNLARLPGIGRKTAGRLAFHLLKVPREEALELAEAIREVKERVGFCSICNNISESDPCYICRDPERKAEIICVVEEAVDLAALDKAEGYQGLYHVLGGRISPLDGIGPDDLKIKELLVRIGEQTREIIIATNPNVEGEATAVYLAKLLKPLGLKITRIARGLPVGSDLEYADGMTLSRALEGRQEI